The Gossypium hirsutum isolate 1008001.06 chromosome A03, Gossypium_hirsutum_v2.1, whole genome shotgun sequence genome contains the following window.
aacttttttaatatttacttcATTTCGTAAAGAAAAATGATTATAAGTGAAGAAGAACAGACGTCTCATGTAAATAAAAGACCAACGGTTAGGTTTAATGTAGTTCATGGTAATAaaattgatgttttattattaaaaaaagtttcatatttttataGAAAGAGCAAAGGTTGGAATAAAACGCACTAAGTTATGAAACTAGAAATTGACATCATCTACTAGAAAACTAAGGTAAGTTGCATCTATCTGATTGTTGGATTTTATGCAGAGCAAAAGGCAAGTACTGATTCATGTCTCTTCCAAAGATTTCCAACTTtttagaaatgtgaaataattgtAGTGCTATATCCTATTAATTTTTGCTGCATATATGTATACAGAAAATCAGATTCTAGCTTTTATTTagtttaacaaaataaaatagaaaacataaaaattaagtgcatgattatatataaattaagaaCACAAGTTGACAAAATTGCTCCTTTTCTTCTGATTAAAAGTAGCTTTCACAGCTATTCAATACTACAATTTTCATATCCCCACTCCATTTTCAAGGACTAAAATCTAACACACTACAACTTCatctatgcatatatatatatataatagaacgACCATCAGTGTCAGCAAGGCCCCCAACAGCTCAAGAATATTACTTTCCTCAAAGTTTCTTAGCCTGCTTAGTTTTTTCATAGTCTGCTTCGAACAGTTGCAGAAGAAGAAAGCTTCTTGGCTTGAGAATATGATCTGAGATTGCTGTTGACATGTTGGTTAAGCGACCTTTATTGCTTGATCTTTCAAAGCCTCAGCGGCTCCAACACTTGCTGCCCAGCCATGCCCCACTATATTTGATCGCTCCGTCCTCAAACCTTCTTTTTAATGTCCAAAGCTTGAACTGACGAATCAATGATTCACCCAAAGGATGTTCATACTAGCTTCTAATGAGAGGCTCAGTTGGGACCCCAGAAACTCAAGTACATTACAGTCCTCAAAGACTCTGATTGTTTAGACTGCCTCAGTCCTTTGGAAATTGCAGCTGACGATTGAGAGGAGAGGTTCTTGGCCTGTGAAGCTGACCTCACATAGTTCTTGGCATGCTGCACAACTGCCCTCGCAGTATAGTTCCATCTGCAGATACCTTGGTCCTTCAGTGCTTCCACAGCTCCAATACTAGCTGCGACAATCCATGCTCTGCTACTTGAACTCATCTTTGCAAATACTCGAATCTTGAATATTGAGCGTTGAAATTGAAGAAGAATGTATGTAAGAGAGACACACTGTGATTTTGTGGATTTGTTGTTGATGCTGAAGTGAAGGGGCTGCTTATATTTATAGGATAGGAAATAGGGATGGATCAGAAAGCCAAATGTTTAGGAAGAAAAACTAGAGGCTATTTGCTCGTGGTTTTCCGTAGACTAGGGGGTGGATTGGACGCACTTGGAATAATATGACTTGAATGCTCATCTAAAATCACTAGATGACAACCAACAGATGAGGGCTACTATTCAATGAATGGACAGTGGGCACCtggttttcttttattaatagCCTGGCCGGAGCATGGGAGTAGAACACTCCAAACCAATTGTTTTTATCACTGACAATTGGGAATTGGAAAACACCCTTTGCCTAATGCCACGTGCTGAGTTGGTAATTAAATATATTGACAGTCTCTCTACCTTGTAAGCTACCACTGATACGTGTTTCCCTAATGTCTATTCCACGTTGAAGCGGGATCGGTTCACACACTTATGATTCATGCCAAATTTTAACTCTGtcaaaacatatatttcaatCTAATTAGTATGGTGtttgattatttgtttatataaaattatagagtaaattttaaaaattaatgtatattttaaataatatttttaaattaaattaattgttgaattgatTAAGTTATTAGTTTGTTTAGTTTGCTTTGATTGAATAAATATTTGTAGGTCAACTGGTCTAATGTCTCTCTTTAGATTGATACTCTCTATTGTTTCAAACAAtcataactttaagcctctataTTTTGTACACTTGAAATTTAgccttcttatttttatttttaaaagtttaattcctttattttttagatttataaatataatttcaaattatatataattacgtaatattttaattaaaaaatttattatgttaactatttaaactaattaataacatcatacaaatattaaactaattaataacactataaaaatataaaaaattagaaattagaaattagaaattaaaatataaatttaaatttaaagaaaaaagtgTATCGGCATGAGAAAGAT
Protein-coding sequences here:
- the LOC107886737 gene encoding uncharacterized protein, which codes for MSSSSRAWIVAASIGAVEALKDQGICRWNYTARAVVQHAKNYVRSASQAKNLSSQSSAAISKGLRQSKQSESLRTVMYLSFWGPN